Proteins encoded in a region of the Bactrocera tryoni isolate S06 chromosome 4, CSIRO_BtryS06_freeze2, whole genome shotgun sequence genome:
- the LOC120774635 gene encoding GPI inositol-deacylase-like: MLKHFLVVIIAISACSFLYGIYNYNVEIESNACQMTYMFAPPQFSRIDFEENDKFRNYGLYYYNEGRIPIEVHKTQFTGAPVIFVPGNGGSYKQVRSLASVALRKARESATGIHLDYFTIDYNEELSALYGDYLERQTLYLKTCIKIVLKLYKSTEQTAKVIIVGHSMGAVVSQAVLRDPEFSKFINTIVSLSSPINKPILVLDEKIHAFYKSINKNISVGRSSLKLNKNSNFCCATCSRFLMSNHTNNEDKNLKNVLIITIGGGNRDVLVPPGFTISKYSDIHAMTMSIPKVWLSCDHLSAVWCLQLVQVINRYMFDISASDKQNFVYFTKDRIRREQAALTHFVKLNIIQSKEINIEQEGRHNSVWREDTLRVFSKAFKEGSKSNFIQLIPLRRHKKHTKLCIDVTQLESDDFLFGCTVKSRFNNDLFCEDKASLSHNFQILPSIKNKMRSVAILDIKNLKETYVNWTHVGFFVRASRKPVRTHSLVNVWFV; the protein is encoded by the exons AGAATAGACTTCGAAGAGAATGACAAGTTTCGCAATTACGGATTGTATTACTACAATGAAGGCCGTATACCAATTGAAGTGCACAAAACTCAATTCACTGGAGCACCCGTTATTTTTGTACCAGGAAATGGAGGTTCTTATAAGCAA GTACGTTCCTTGGCATCGGTAGCGTTGAGAAAAGCCAGAGAGAGTGCTACTGGAATTCATTTGGATTATTTTacta tcGACTACAACGAAGAGCTTTCAGCGCTTTATGGTGATTATTTGGAGCGtcaaactttatatttaaagaCTTGTATAAAGATTGTTTTGAAGCTTTATAAAAGTACTGAACAAACTGCAAAAGTAATTATAGTTGGTCATTCCATGGGAGCGGTAGTGTCGCAAGCAGTTTTAAGAGATCCAGAATTTTCTAAATTCATCAATACCATAGTATCCTTATCGTCTCCTATAAATAAGCCTATTTTAGTTCTTGATGAAAAAATACATGCattttataaaagtataaacaaaaatatatctgTTGGACGGTCctctttgaaattaaataaaaattcaaatttttgttgcGCTACGTGTAGTCGCTTTCTAATGAGCAATCATACCAATAACGaagataaaaatttgaaaaatgtattgatAATCACAATTGGTGGTGGTAATCGTGACGTACTGGTTCCACCTGGCTttacaatttcaaaatatagcgataTACATGCAATG acaATGTCAATACCTAAAGTATGGTTAAGCTGTGACCATTTGTCCGCAGTCTGGTGTCTTCAGCTGGTGCAGGTTATTAATAGATATATGTTTGACATCTCTGCCAGTGACAAGCAAAATTTCGTTTACTTTACTAAGGATAGAATACGTCGGGAGCAGGCTGCGCTTACTCACTTCGTG aaattaaatataattcaatcaaaagaaataaacaTTGAACAGGAAGGTAGACATAACAGTGTATGGCGGGAAGACACTTTAAGAGTATTTTCGAAAGCGTTTAAAGAAGGatcaaaaagtaattttatacaattaattcCACTACGGAGACATAAAAAACACACG aaattatgcATTGATGTTACTCAATTGGAGTCGGATGACTTTCTTTTTGGATGTACTGTAAAGTCTAGATTTAATAACGACTTGTTCTG CGAGGACAAAGCCTCACTTTctcataattttcaaatattgccatcgattaaaaataaaatgcgttCAGTGGCAATActagatattaaaaatttgaaggaaACGTACGTAAATTGGACCCATGTTGGTTTCTTCGTTCGTGCTTCTCGCAAACCGGTAAGAACTCATTCACTCGTTAATGTTTGgtttgtataa